Genomic window (Helianthus annuus cultivar XRQ/B chromosome 3, HanXRQr2.0-SUNRISE, whole genome shotgun sequence):
attattaattaattattaagtAATCAGATGCACGTATATATGCTAAGATATATTAGAATACCTGGATGTACTTTCTTTATGAATGGATGGCCACCATTCAGTGGAATATTACCACAAAATATACGAATTTCATATACCCCGGTTTTTTCAGGCACGTAATGGACATCAAAGTCACTGCTCGTTGTTTTCGAGTTCTCAACAGACTAAATACAATAAACAGAATTCTGATTAATTTAATGTCCAAAACAATATTTAACCATTTTAAGTGAAAACGGGTCAAAAAGTACCCAACCCGCCTGAACCACCTGTTTGCCACCTCTATTACGAAGCAATATAAAAAGTAGTTATTACATTGTCATGTGAGAAATCAGATTGAGCATAAGTCATTCCCGTTGGATCGAACACACCATAACTGAGCATTCCAGTTGGCTGAGTACCTGTTTAATCTTTTAAGTTTACATTTCATAAAGaatataaaactttaaatatAAAATGACTAGCTTTTTATACCATTAGGATCACCCCTTGGACGTATTTGTGGATTTACACGAAGAGAGAGTGAAGGCAGTGTAATTTGTACTTGAAGCCTTTCTAACTCAATTAATGAAGGATACTGATAAGCATCTTTTAACGATACTGTAAATCTAGAATCTAACCCAGCAATAGAATCATGTATACCAGGTCCATGCACCCTACTATGTGGATCATCACAGTACCCTATCAATAAAATAAAACcatcaaaattttaaaaaagaTTGAGCAGAATGATGACAATTTTATAAAAACTTACCTGTGTAGATACTAAAGTCATAGGGCATATCCATAATCATCTCCTTAAACGCTGAGATGATGAGAATGAAGTCCCCGGGTTTAACTACCGTGAAAGAAAAAGATTGAATGCCCGGAGATATTTCCTTGTATTGCAAGTTAGTTAGGGGTATAGGCAACAAGGACCCCTTCTGCATAACTTCAATATCAAAATCATGCAGCCCTGGAACAAGGTTCCCGAATTTATCTCTCTGGCTTACAAAAGTTTCCATCCTTGAAAACAGCTGAAAAGATTTTGTTTCAGTGCTCCAATGTGCCAGACAGTTGGCAATATCAACTGCCTCTGTTCATCAAATATATGTAATCAATAACAAAAAGAATACACTCAGCTGATCATATATATAACATATGTTACATAAACTACCAGGGTGGACAGTTAAAGGCAATGGAGAACCAATCAACGAAttgttattttgttttatgtgaaCTGAGAGATGTCCTGCTGTGACCGTAACAAATGTAATGCAGACATAACCAAACTCATTCCATCCTTTGTTGCTAATATCCAGCAATCTTGCATTCGATCCATTTAAAGTTGTTGCATAGACATCAAAATTGTAAATATTTTGTCCTTCAGTTGCATTTGTAACATTATTCCCAAATGCATCTTTAGGTTGTATTAAAACTGTAGCTTTTGACCCAGCTACAAAATCATCAACTTGACCCATCCATGACGCAGCGCCACCAGACTCGTAAATCGGACCTTCATTTTGAAAAATATCAACGATATTATCAGGCATTATTAGGCAATCAAATATAAGAGCTTCAGTCGTAACGAAAACCTGGATTGACACGGTAATGTATACTATAAGAGTGTACATTGAAACGGTCATCGTTAATAGACACATGGAACGACCCTGTCATAATTGGCATAAAGAAAATCCTCCAGTTATTCCTATCAAACCAAAGGCCAGTAACAAGACTACTGTTCCCCATCACTCCGTTCATTGAGACACTCGGATTGAAAGCTTGTTCGTCTTGTTTGGACTCGAAACCTTCCAGTACACTAACCACGATAGCTGCAGTTTCACCTGCCCTATATTCCATTTTCCAATTATCCAAATGAAACGAAATTATCGGCCTTGGAGGTTTAAAATCATCTGCAACAAAATTTACAGATGTTGATGAATctgatgtttttattttttaacaccCTCTGAACTCACAAAGAAGACATAATAATATCAAAGGAAAAATGACATCAACAACTCATTCAGTCTGTTGTCCTTTCGTTTTTCTGAATCAGTGTTTCATAGCTATAATATTCTAGCCATTTCGAGAAATAGCACAAACTAAAACCTAGAATTGAGTCAAATTTCAAATAGATCTGTGCAGGTGTGTAAATTTGATGGTGACTATCGATTCCAAATACGAAAGAATGACGATTCATGTAAAATTTGAACAGAAACATGTGTACCTGAAGTTGAATACCATCTGCAACAAAACTTAGAGTAAATAAGAAGACAACTATGTGTTATTGTTGCTGAAtttgaacacatttatttcctccATTTGTAATTATTTATTGTTTCTCGTGCTGAACTCACATAGAAGATATGATATCAATTATCAAAGGTATAACGACATCAACAACACATTCTGATATTTCATATTGTAATTTGTATGTGTTTGTGTGTGCGCACTGAAATAGCACAAAGTAAACCCTAGAATTGATTCAAACTTGAAATAGATCTGTACAGTTGTAAATTTGCTGAACTCACAAAGAAGATATGAAGAAGTGAAACATGTGTACCTGATGTTGATAGATAAGGAAGCATGAAGAAGACGATGAGAGTGTAAGCGTTGCAGAAGAGCACGTGAGAAGACATTGTTGATGAAGATTTTGACAGATTTGAgtggaagatgaagaagaagaagagttgCATAGTGAGAGAGCGGTTACAAGTTGAAATTGTGTTGAAATGGAGGGAAACCGGTTACTATGGCCGTAGGGTTTGGGATTTATTTGATTATTTTTGTTTAGTCATCTTTATGGAGATACCGTTATAGCCTATATAGGTAATGACTATAAATTTTTTACAACTTTTATATgcattttttttgaaaggtaactATCATTAACACAACCACCGACCAAGCCGGGCcggcaaaacaaaacaaaaccaattacatatttacaaacgATAACCAATCCCTCCACTCCAAACCTCTATGTTTCGATCTATAAGAAAACCATAAGTAACCTAAAGCCTTAATCTCACTCAAAATCTTCTCTATTCTAACCGGAGAATTGGAAAACTTAACGTTGTTCCTAGCACGCCACATGCTCCAACATCCAATCAAAATAATGCCTTGGATCGCGTCCTTTTTCTTCTCCGAAACCTCAAGGTCTTTGAAGATCGATAAAAGGTCTTTGAGATAAAAGGCGAAGATGTTAGGGATCTTACACCAAACACTAACTCCATTCCATACGTTTGCAGTAATTATACACGTGTTAAACACATGATCAACAGTTTCTTCTTCCGAGTTACACAACGGGCATACGGAAGTGGTGATACCGATGTTTCTCCTTATTAAAGCTTCAGCGGTCGGAACTTTATCCATCTCCATTCTCCACGCATGTATGTTAACCTTAGCGGGAACCCATTTGCACCAACTCAAAACGAACGAGCTTCCTTGGGCCTCATCCTCTTTCAACAAACGTTTGACTGACTTAACAAAAAATGAACCTGTCGGTTCTGCACTCCACCTCCACTGATCCGAGTAAACCGAAACCGTGACCCCCGCGAGGTCCGATTGCAGTTGCGAAAGGCACGAGACTTGACCTGCTGCTGCGATATCAGAACTCCAGCTCCATTGAAGCTGAATCATGTTATCAATAAGCTTGATTCTATCGGCCACACTGCATTTCTTTTTGACCTCCAAGCTGAATAATTCAGGATATAAATTTTTAAGAGAGTCGTTATACAACCAAGGATCTAACCAGAAGTTTATATCCTCTCCATTACCCACCGTGCCTCTCAAAAAGCTTCTTAACGGCCTCCCCCTGCCTTCGTTTTGATGAAGTTTTTTGCTATGTTAAGCCAAGCACCGGAGCACGAGTTTTTAAAAGGGATGCACTCCCACCCTTCCGACTCGAATGAATGGAATCGACGACTTTTTTCCAAAGATTATTCTTCTCAACCTTGTACCTCCATCCCCATTTGGATAACAAAGCCGTATTGATCACGTTTAAATTATTCAAGCCCAAACCTCCATTTTTCTTGTGCCGAGTAACCTTCTCTCACGCGACCCAATGCATCTTTCTTTCTTCTAAATTACCTCCCCATAAGAAATTTTTTATCATAGACTCCAAAGACGCGATCACTTTCTTTGGAGCTTTATAAAGTGAAAAGTAATACGTTGGTAGACTTTCCATAACCGATTTGATGAGAACCACCCTACCACCAATAGAGAGAAGTTGACATTTCCATTTGGCTAGCCGAGCACGGAAAATGTCACACACCGGTTGCCAATTAGAGATCCGGTTCATATTCGCTCTGACTTTGAGCCCGAGGTAGATGAAGGGCTGGCACTCCACAATACTAGCTAATTCTCCAACTTCTTCCACACCCACTCCTAGCCCGTATAAATTGGACTTGTCGATATTAATTTTCAATCCCGAACTTAAGAAAAAACACCGAAGAATTCTAACAACGTTCACAACTTCATTCCTGGACCAATCACCCATCATGATATGATGGCGTCGTCCACATAAAAGAGATGAGAGATACACAGACCATTGTTAGATATCTTAATGCCTCTAATCACCTCCTCTTCCTTCGCCTTCTCGATCATGCACGAAAGGGCTTTCATCTCGACCAAAAAAAGGAACGGAGAGAGCGGATCCCCTTGCCTCATCCCTTTTTCACATTTGAACGTGAAAGTCGGCGAGCCATTCACCAAAACCGAAGAATTAGCCGACTTTAAAATGCCCCATATCCACTTGCACCAGGTGTCATGAAAGCCCATTTGATGTAGCACGTCCACCACGAATTTCCAATTAACATTATCGTATGCTTTGTCAAAATCCAATTTTAGGATAAAGGCTTTGGATTTCTTCCTTTTAATCCAAGAGATAATCTCATTGACTATGAGAGGACCGTCAAGAATATACCTACCTCTCAGAAAAGCCGATTGGGACTCCGAAATAACCCAATCCAACACCAATCTCATGCGGTTCGCGAGAACTTTAGAAATCACCTTGCTAATCACACCCACAAGGTTGATGGGCCTATAGTTTTAAGTGATACCGGGTCGGCAATCTTAGGAACGAGGGCAATAAAAGACGACCCACTTCCTAAGGTAATGTCACCATGCGAGTGAAACCAGTCAAAAACTTTAGCAAAATCTTCTTTAAATAATTCCCAAAAGTGCTTAATGAATCTAAAGTTCATCACGTCCGGACCCGGAGATTTGTCATCCCCACAATCAAAAACTGCAGCCTTGATTTCTTCCTCCGAAAAATGCTCAATTAAAAGATTGCTTTCAGCCTCTGATAGTTTTTTGATATTATTGCAAACCAACTTCGGCCAATCCGGATTCGGATCTTTGAATTTGTTTCGAAAAAACGAAAGAACCTGCTTCTTTATAACCTTCGGCTTAGAGACCCACTCACCATTAATGTTAAGGCCATGAATAGCATTAGCAGCTTTCCTACTATTTACCATAGCCTGAAAGAACTTCGAGTTCTCATCACCCTCCAAAGCCCACTTAGCGCGAGCTCTTTGTTTAGTGTCTGGACACTTTCTGAATTCAGCTTCTCTAATAATTTTTTACTCTCCGCCATAACCCATTCCTCTTCCTCCGATAACTCTCTTAATTCCATATCTTTTTCCAGAACTTCCAATTCGGCAGGCGCAAGGTTTTCACTTTCTTTTTCTTTGGACAAGAACTCGTCCCTCCATATCTTAAGACGAGACCTGTTGCGTTTTAAGAATTATGTTTGcgtttttttaacttttatatgCATTTGGTTTAATAATTGTGTTtgcatttttttttaacttttatatgCATTTGGTTTAATAATTGTGTTTGCGTTTTTTAAATTTTACATGCATTTGGTTTTAGCCAGCTTACGTTGGCGTTTTGCCTAAACCCTCATACAACTTTGGCATTTTTTCTATACCCTTATAAACACTTTACAATATTACGAACTATTGAAAATAATTCATTTTTGGTCCCTCGTGCCTTTTGCGTTTTTAAGGTTTTTACACGTTTTTCACTAACTTGGTTATATTTGCTTGGCATTTTAGGAAttgtatttgtttttttataatcTGGGTTATATTTGTGTGGGTTTTTAGGAATTGTGTTTGCGGTTTTTAAACTACCCTCATACACGTTTAATCACCATTGTGTTTTAACCTTGGCGTTTTTCCTATATTACGAATTATTGAAAAACTTCTTTCCTTCTTTTTAGGTGCATTGTGATTGTGTTTTACATAAATTTCCTTTAACATGGCCATGGCTACCGTCCAAGCGTTTTTGAAAGCATTGTGTTTTTCGGTATGTCTTCTATTGGTTGCATTGAGTTTTACACAAATTTCAAGTCATCCATTCAAAGTATGAGATGTACCCACATGTAATGTTACTAGTTGCATCTTATCCATGTatgtgaacactagtgtatttgtgaactgagtaaacaaatcctggtcattgatttacatcaatcgtaaaatacactagtgtatattcatcatcaaatcctgaccattgatttacactagtatattttcatcatcaaatcctggtCATTGATTTACATTTGTGTATTGATAATCTGATAGGGATGAACTTGAGAGAAACTAGGGAGAAGATGAAAAACGAATTCACTGGATAATCTCCAGGAATAGATAACATTGAAtatttaaacaaaccaaaccaTAAGTTACGGAAACAACCcacaagaaacaaaagaaaaccATATTGGTCCCTAACCCatgcaaaaaataaataaactgaAAATAAAACTAATTTAACGTAACAAGACTCCCTCTTAGCCACTTTTGTCCTCAAGAGTGAGCTCCATGAAATCCGGGAACCGCAACTTTAAATCATCGAGAAATTCCCATGTCGCGTCTTGAGTCGTCTGCCCCTTCCAATGCACTAATACCTTCATGGCTGCACGATGACCTCTCTTTACCAACTTTCGATCCAACACGGCCTGCGGCTGGAAATTGAACCGAGCTTCAAGCGGAATAGGAACAACCTTCTCCGGCGGCCCATCCGCCTCCTTCAACAGTGACACATGGAAGACCGGGTGAATATGCGCCTCCTCCGGAAGATCTAATTTATACGCGACCGAGCCCACCTTTTCAATTATCAAAAACGGTCCGAAATACTTTGGAGTCAGCTTCGAATGTTTGTGAACCCTTAATGAATTCTGCATGTACGGTTGAAGTTTGAGATACACCCATTGACCcgcttcgaactctctctccgaTCTCTTTTTGTCAGCTTGTTGCTTCATTCTGTTCTGAGCCTTCAAAAGTGATTGTCTAAGTACCTTTACTGCAGCCTCGCGATCCCGCATTACCTCATCAACTTCCCCATCGACAGCATCCTTCGGAACGTACGGAATGTGTAAGGGTGGAGGGTACCCGTACAAGGCTTCAAACGGAGACCGTTCCAAAGACGAATGGAACGTTGTGTTGTACCACCATTCCGCCGTCGTCACCCACTTAACCCACGAATGAGGACGTTCCATTACCATACACCGTAAATACCCTTCCAGACACCGATTAACCACCTCGGTTTGACCATCCGATTGTGGGTGATACGCCGTGGAAAGTCTCGCTTCTATCCCTTGTAGGTGTAAAAACTCCTTCCAAAACGAGCTTAGAAAAATCGGGTCACGATCAGACACTATCGAATTCGGGCACCCGTGCAATTTGTACACGTTATCAAAAAAAACTTGAGCCACATCCCTAGCCGAATATGGATGGCCCAAAAGCATGAAGTGCCCATATTTAGTCAAACGATCAACCACCACAAAAACCGTATCCTTACCCTTAACTCTCGGCAACCCACCAATAAAATCCATCGAGATATCCGAGAAAATCATTTCCGGTACGGGTAAAGGCTGCAGTAATCCCGCCGGTGCTGTGTTCTCGGTTTTCGCCCGCATGCACACGTCACATTTGCGTACCACCCTTCTGACCACCTTATTGATTCCCCGCCAGTGAAATAACCCCTTAACCCGTTGTACCGTGGCcctttgatgtgtgtaaaatgcaacatataaaacacatcaattaaggcataaaactaaccctttttaagtactaatgttggaaaaagagtgtttttgtcttccttttgtattttcaggatgaaatgagctcaaaatcacaaaagaagcaaaaagactactaaatctaccataaatacaagaaaaggaacaaaagtgaactacccggaccctcaacggcacctcccaagacaaagagaagagaacagagcctgaacacgccccgtgtccagtgaacacgggggcgtgcccaggaagcagcagaaaagacaaaccagtagaagcttccattgctcaccacggggccgtgcccagcggacacgggggcgtgttgaaagtacagcaggcgcattaattgtaattcgcaattacaattaatgaagagagagaatgtcagacgggcacggggccgtgttcagcgaacacggggccgtgtccagcgttctgttcagcctataaatagaggagcttggcttcattctctctcatcccttggcacaccacctctctcacacttcatccaccacccaccaccaccataacaccatcatccaccaccatcatccattgtccatcatagagtgtgtgagtcgtctcgggatccaagattgatcgtaagagttcttgacaatcaaggccatgtttgcctaagtctcttacatcacttggtgaagacaagtgtttagtataatactttttatttttaatcttttgcactttttatttggttttgtattaatgactttaataactagttacttatgttgaaggtgatctttccttatcgtttgtccgtggtgtcttggcattattttactgtctatataaaataaaagattttcaccattcatatctccacggtctatatggaggtatgttggctacctggtcgggggttaagggaacggtttggtaaaggtcttgcccttgttcagcgtttagaggtcctgcttgggacctgggtcaaatttagtaggatctccttcaatgcccataggtattggatggcggggatccaaactctttgaccccctcataagctaactactattaatactataacccggctatttaggactgtatccctgctgactcagactacttagccgagggtaacgtcaccgccaaaagcggggcctaccataatttgcattaataacttaattcattatctttcaataatccgaccctttaggattgtatccttgctgactcaaactactgggttgagggtaacgtcacctccgaaaaaggggcctactacaataactaagataatctcttaaacaagtgcaaaagtgcgaaaataatcaaaggttatactaatacacgtgtcggatccaagtgattcatcttgtctatctgtttttattttattttatttttcagcatttagttagttttttatttttcttagtttaaaacatttttctaactttttgatttgattagacgttgaggataaaccggtattaaaagctcttgtgtccttggacgacctcggtatcttaccaacactatactacgtccacgatgggtgcacttgcccatatgtgtgtttagtgttagtaaatatcgtgttttataaatttaaaacttggctaaaagtgtaaaaagggcttaattaaacatctaaaaatataacacacttcacgcacatcaagtttttggcgccgttgccggggacacaaggattttaagaaagttaggaatcaacggcctaatcatctttttatttttctttaatttttaggatttttttttagatttttcagcttctgcagagctcagcacggggccgtgcctggtcggacacgggccgtgctcagcaacgtcactggcagtttttgtttttcaagttaacaggaggctgaccacggggccgtgtcggtgcaacacggggtcgtgtccaacttccagtaactgggatctgaaaaacaaccactgtatctccgaccacggggccgtgttcgctcgacacggggccgtggtgaaccttctgaccaaaattcttttctgtttttattgcaggacttggaacccgacgccaacctcgcgtagtgtatgagctccagttccaataaagacataaaggaaccattagaagaacccgaacgctttctcggaaaaaggttaaaagccaaaaaccaagagaaagtttcgggtgacccacccccaatggcggaccaacgtactctcatggattacttacggcccaccgtaggtaatctcggcgccgctatcaatgccccgaatgtcgaagctaataacttcgaacttcgaccgcacttgatacaaatgctccaaaactccgcaacctttcacgggctcgcggacgaggatccccatctacatataactaatttcttagaaatatgtgatacatttcggatcaatggagcatcaaacgacgccatccgccttcgtatgtttccattctcactaaaagaccgagcgaaagcttggctcaacaccctcccagctggatcggtaaacacctgggatgaactagcccaaaaatttctatataagtatttccctccttctaaaactgctaaattaatggctgaaattaacacatactcacaagaggacggggaatccttatatgaaacttgggaaaggttcaaggagctactacgcaagtgtccccatcacggcctcgcgatatggcaacaagtatccactttctacaatggattgttgccacatactagacagacacttgattctagctccgggggacttttaggtaatcgacgcccacacgaaatatataatcagattgaggaaattgctcaaaccaattttcagtggcacaccccccggggaaataaaactattgccccgggcgcccataaggtagacgaaaacacctctttacaagcccaaatcgaggccctttcttcaaaaataaaaaaattagaaatgacaaaaacagtctcggtcatggcttgtgaggggtgtggtgggtcacatgaaaattggagttgcatgaaagaaacggacgatcaacaagaaatggtaaactacattgataatagacctaggccgtcgggtcctccaacggggacctacaaccaaggatggcgaaaccacccaaaccttggttggagggagcccggcaatagtagtaaccaacaaccacaacgaacaaactttcagcaatcaagaaatgagtcacaaaatttcactcaacaacaaagtgggagagaaaggctcgaagatactatatctcgcctcgtctctgacactgacaagaaaaattcggaaagattcctacaattagaatcaaactttaggaatcaacaagctagcattcaaaatatagaaaaacaaataaatcaactagctcaaaatttttccgaaagaccacaaggcgcgttacctagcaataccgaaaccaacccgaaggcacaagttcacctcatcacgctacgaaaccgaaccgtagggcctgcagaagtacctccaaccgcggaagaatcaacgccaacacatctgcaggagaaggaccctcccccatcaacagagcctaccaaggctcctcgagttccgtaccccggtaggttaattcgtcaaaaaaccaacgagcaattcgcaaagttcgaaagtttgctaaaacaattgcatgtcaatattccttttatcgaagtcctaacccaaatgcccaaatactctaaatttatgagggacttccttacacataaaaagaaaattgagaatttgcaattagttaatttaggcgaagaatgctctgccctcgtactcaataaactaccccaaaagaagatcgatcccggaagcttcacgattccgtgctcaataggggaatctcccgttcgcaatgccttggccgacttaggggcaagcattaacctcatgccctcttcaatgtttaaaaggcttggcttgggaaccacaagccccacaaaaataagcatacaactcgcggatcgatcggtcaagttcccgcaaggtgtcatcgagaatgtcttggtaagggtaagcaggttTGTTTATCCTGTTgattttgtcatactcgacatggaggaagacaacgaggtcccccttattctagggaggcctttccttgcc
Coding sequences:
- the LOC118490564 gene encoding secreted RxLR effector protein 78-like — translated: MRLVLDWVISESQSAFLRGRYILDGPLIVNEIISWIKRKKSKAFILKLDFDKAYDNVNWKFVVDVLHQMGFHDTWCKWIWGILKSANSSVLVNGSPTFTFKCEKGMRQGDPLSPFLFLVEMKALSCMIEKAKEEEVIRGIKISNNGLCISHLFYVDDAIIS